Genomic window (Rubeoparvulum massiliense):
GTCATTCTATCCCTATTTGTCATCCTCATCTTGCGAGTTGCCAAGAGATTAGTTCTGCTCAATCCCCAACGTAAATAAGCCCCTTTCAGGGCTCTTTCACGTTAAACCGTTCCTTTAATTCCTTGAGTACATTGGGAGGTACCAGATCACTCACCTCATCTGGATTATAACGAGCTACCTCCTTCACGATACTGGAGCTTAAGAAGGAGAACTGATGATTCGTCATCATAAAAAACGTCTCGATAGTGGGTGCTAATTTTCGGTTGATGGCCGCCATCTGTAACTCGTACTCAAAATCAGAGATAGCACGCAAGCCCTTCACAATCACATT
Coding sequences:
- the coaD gene encoding pantetheine-phosphate adenylyltransferase — encoded protein: MSIAVVPGSFDPVTYGHLDIIVRATKAFDYVIVAVLNNRAKNPMFTVEERMHFLQETTSSYSNVQVDSFDGLLVDYMKQKNANVIVKGLRAISDFEYELQMAAINRKLAPTIETFFMMTNHQFSFLSSSIVKEVARYNPDEVSDLVPPNVLKELKERFNVKEP